The window ACGACACTCACCATCGGGAGCTTCGTGATGATCGTCTCGGCGGTGACCCTCTCCGAAGGCGAGATGACGCTGACGGGGCCTGGCGTCCCGCTCGCGGACATTCTCGGTCACGGGGCGCTGGTCGTGTTCATGCTCGCGGCGTTTCTCGCGAGTATCACCTCGGCGACCGGGACGCTGTTCGGCGCCGGCTTCATGGTTCCCCAGTCGCTCGGTCGGGACACGGTGTTCGGCGACGTCGCGTTCCGCCGAACCGTCGTCGGACTGATCGCCGCCTCGGGAGTCGTCGCGCTACTGATGCTCGTGTACACGGGCTTCGGACCGGTCGAGATGGCGATCATCATGCCGGCGGTCAACGGCGCCATCGGGCTACCGGTAACCGTCTTCGCGCTCATCGGCGCGGTCAACAAGTTCTACGACGTCGAGTGGTACGAGAACGCCGCGTTTCTGGCCGCAGGACTTGTCCTGCTGGTCGGGAGCCTCCTCACGGTCCAGTCGCTCTACGAGACCATCGTGAACATCCTGTAGGCCCCCGATCGCGTCGCTCATCGACGCCCTTCGTCACCGTTGTCGGGTCCGATCCCGGCGGACGCGGCTGCGGGTTTTTGTCGACGCTCCTCGAGCAGATGGCGTCCGGTCTCCGGCGGAATCGACCCGCTCGCCAACGAGACGAGGGGTGATGCCGACGAACACGATTGTCGACGAATCTACGGACTAATATGTCGAACCGTTGAACGACCCACTATGTCAGATACCGCCGCGCCGACCGACTGGATCGTCGATCAGCCCGGACTGACCGCGCTCGGACTGGTGAGCGCCCTCCTCGCGCTGGTCGTCCTCCTCCCGTACCTACAGTTCGTCCTGTTCGGCGTCGTCCTCGCGTACATCCTGTTTCCCGTCCAGCGACGCCTCGAGCGGTACGTCAGACCGACGATCGCTGCGGGCGCCGTCGTCGTCGGCACGCTCCTGACGGTCCTTCTCCCGCTCGTCTACGTGATCGCGATCGCCGTTCGACAGTCGCTCGACGTCGCTCAGTCCGTCAGAGGCGGTGAATTCAACGTTGCGGAGATCGAGGCACTGCTCGAGGCCAACGGCATCGCCGTCGATCTCGCTGCGCTGTACGAGGCGAATCAGGATCGGATCGCAACGGCGGTTCAGGAGGTGACGATGAGCGTGATGGGGTTCCTCGGAAACCTCCCGAGCCTCTTTATCGGCCTGACGGTGACGCTGTTCGTCCTCTTCGCCCTGCTGCGGGACGGGGAACGACTCGTCGCGTGGGTGCAGTGGGTGTTGCCGGTCGACGACGCGGTACTGGCGGACCTCCGCGGCGGACTGGACGACCTCATGTGGGCCTCGGTCGTGGGGAACGTCGCCGTCGCGGCGATTCAGGCGGTGCTGCTCGGCGTCGGGTTAGCGATCGCCGGCGTCCCCGCCGTCGTCTTCCTCACAGTCGCGACGTTCGTCCTGACGCTGCTGCCGCTGGTCGGCGCGTTCGGCGTCTGGCTCCCGGTCGCTGGGTACCTCGTCGCGGTCGGCCGGCCGACCGTCGGCGCGGCCGTCGTCGTGTACGGGCTGCTCGTCACGTTCTCCGATACGTACTTGCGACCCGCGTTAATCGGCCAGACCGAAGCGTTCAACGCCGCGACCGTCGTCGTCGGTATCTTCGGCGGACTCATCGCGTTCGGTGCGGTCGGGCTGTTTATCGGCCCCGTCGTCCTCGGAGGGTCGAAACTCGCGCTCGACTGTTTCGCCCGCGGCCACGCCGGGACGCCGCCCGACGGAGCGCCGCCCGAGGGGTCGGCAGCCGAACCCGATGCGACCGAGTCGGCTACTGGCCGAGAACCGACCGACGCGGACGACTCCGACGCGGACGACACCGACGCCGACGAGTAACCGTTCGTCGCACGGTTGCGTCGCCCCCGCCCGGTCGCTGTCGCTCGTAACCGGAAGAGTCACGGGTGCGGCCACGAAGCCTCGATACCGTCGATGTTCGGGCTCCCGTTCGACCTCTCGCTCCTCCTGTTGCTCGCGTCGATCGCCTTCTTCTCCGGCATCGGTATCACGACGATCGGCCCCGGCGGTATTTTCGTCACGATTGCGCTGTACTCGCTGACGGGACTCGCCGCCGGCGAGGTCGCCGGCACCGCCCACGCGACGTTCATCTTCACCGGCCTCGTCGGCAGCGCGGCGTACCTCCACTCCGGCGAGATGCGAACGGGTCACGGACGTGCGCTGGCGGTCATCCTCAGCGGGTCGAGCATCGTCGGCGCGCTCGTGGGCGCGTACGTCAACGCCTTCGTTCCGCGTTCGGTGTTCGGCCTGCTGCTCGGCGGAGTTGCCGCAACCGTCGGCGGGATCATCCTCTACCGGGAGCGGCACGGCTTTAGTCCGGTTTACGACCTCGAGCCGCTGCAGCGACAGGGGAAACTCACCCTCGCCGGACTCGGATTCGCAC is drawn from Halopiger aswanensis and contains these coding sequences:
- a CDS encoding AI-2E family transporter, encoding MSDTAAPTDWIVDQPGLTALGLVSALLALVVLLPYLQFVLFGVVLAYILFPVQRRLERYVRPTIAAGAVVVGTLLTVLLPLVYVIAIAVRQSLDVAQSVRGGEFNVAEIEALLEANGIAVDLAALYEANQDRIATAVQEVTMSVMGFLGNLPSLFIGLTVTLFVLFALLRDGERLVAWVQWVLPVDDAVLADLRGGLDDLMWASVVGNVAVAAIQAVLLGVGLAIAGVPAVVFLTVATFVLTLLPLVGAFGVWLPVAGYLVAVGRPTVGAAVVVYGLLVTFSDTYLRPALIGQTEAFNAATVVVGIFGGLIAFGAVGLFIGPVVLGGSKLALDCFARGHAGTPPDGAPPEGSAAEPDATESATGREPTDADDSDADDTDADE
- a CDS encoding sulfite exporter TauE/SafE family protein, translating into MFGLPFDLSLLLLLASIAFFSGIGITTIGPGGIFVTIALYSLTGLAAGEVAGTAHATFIFTGLVGSAAYLHSGEMRTGHGRALAVILSGSSIVGALVGAYVNAFVPRSVFGLLLGGVAATVGGIILYRERHGFSPVYDLEPLQRQGKLTLAGLGFALGVCSGLLGIGGPVLAVPALVLVGIPMLLAVAVAQVQSIFIAAFATTGYVLQGSVNVALAVVVGTPLLLGVVVGWKVAHVVDPEKLKVALGIVLLAVGPYLAL